The stretch of DNA TTTTCTAGCTTCATTGCTATTGATCTTTTCCGCCTACGTCGCTTTACACTTAAAGGAATTTCCTGCTTCACAAGTTCGTCCTCACTGTCTGATGATAATATAATTACAGCGTCATGTtgttcagaatttttttcaggacgattttcttcctcttcttcatATTGTGGTCTTGGAACATCTTGAAGGGTAGAAAGTGCCTTCACGCGGATTCCTTTTCTGGGAGTTGAATCTAAAGTTCAGAATTAAATATCACGAGAATTGTAaacattgtaaaattaaaaatatattttaaaattttacctttttccAGGTTCTGCTTTTTGTTCATCACTTTTCGTCCTTTTGATAGAttcttttgtattaatttaacTTGGTGATAACACAGTTTGGTTCTTATAAAACTTAATAATAATCAATTTGTTGGGATTGTGAAATCAGCATTTGATTGAggttaattttatgtattgGAGGTTAGGTGTTATTATTTCTGGAAATCTTTTCGTGCACTTCCAGAAAACTGGAACagaattttagaagaaaacgAAAGGGATCGATTTCATCTGTGCCTTTGATCTCACCGGTTTCTCGGTCTCTTTCACACGATTTTTCGTAATTTTCAGGTGTTCACAACCAATTAGCCGCGGAGAAAATAAACATGaattaatattcttcttcttttttttatgtgcagTGCGTAACGTCATTTCGACATCCACACAATAAACATAGTCAATTAATAAACTAAGAAAACTGCTTGTTTAATCGACGACATTCTAAACCTTTTAACGTCATTGTTAAGGAtttcataaataaacttttttttctcatcaaaagTGTTCCTTTCATTAATatcagggggtagacaaagcccttttttacccgaacacagcaaataatggcggacggtttgcagagaaattaaaggaagaaaatgacgtcactttatttccaaaaagtgcatcaaaatttttaaaatcagttttagtgcattaatcttcgtgagacacccctcaaaacctatcaatcgatagaatattaaattatctatccagtggtggtggattttttcagattgaagcattttcctgggtgtctcagcgagtgagcagtaaattcctatggaaatagagtctttgtctaccccctgattaatattgatgaatattttagtGTAGAAAAGACAAAAACTGTGGCAGAAGAGAGAATTAAACCTCACTCAGTAGCGAGTAACGTTTACGGAGCTGACCTACTATAAACATATTAAGCAAAGGACACGTCATCTTAATATTTTGTTATCTTTGCATAGCAGTATCAACAGATCAGAGCACCATGAAGTCCTACACAGCATTTGGAGAAATTCCAACGTGTCCTGTGATAATGCAGCGTGACAATAAGGATGGTGGGGATAAGAAAAAAGTAATTGTTATTATTCCTGGAAATCCCGGTTATAAGGCTTTTTACGACGAGTTTGCTTTGGAACTCTATAATACATTGGACAAAGAAATTCCAATTATTCAGACGGGACATCTTGGACAAGAGCGATTATGTCGTCATTACGATAGAAATTTGCCTCCTTTAAACGACAATAAACAGCTGTATGGTTTAGATAATCAAGTAAAGCACAAGGTAAGATTGGATATCATAATCATGAtagaatttacataattttaaattattcctgGATTTTTTGCAGATTGACATAATTAAGAATGCAGTGCCTGAAAatcatgagatttttcttgttgGACATTCCATTGGTAGTTGGATGATTTTGGAAATGCTGAAGAATACTGAAATAaggaaacaaacaaaaaaatgttttctcctGTTTCCCACTATAGAGAGAATGGCTGAGAGTCCCAATGgacaaatattttgcagaTATAACGCTCTATTTGCTccacttttaattttcttgacaaaACTATTTTGTCTTGCTCCACGATTCCTCCGAAACTTCATTGTAAGTCTCTATCTCTACATGTCATTCCTGGATGGAAAACTAAAAATCATTCTCAGACGTTTTATTCATCCAGAAGTTGTTCAACGAAGCCTCGTTCTGGCTCAAGAGGAAATGATTCGTGTCCGGGACTTAGACATAAGAAtcattgaggaaaataaaagtgTTCTTAAATTATACTACGGTACCACAGATGGATGGGTCCCAGTGCAATACTATGAGgaaatatgccaaaaaattcctgaaattGATGCTGAACTTGATAGTGATAACATAGAACATGCATTTGTGCTCAAATCATCGAAAGTGATGGCACAAAAAACTTCTTTGTGGATCAAAAATCTTGTGGAATGAATTTTAcgaattttatatttacttAGATCAATATAAgattgattggaaaattgtaacaataatttttcttataaaaattcactatacatttttttctttttcagtttTCGGTTTATTTTAGTACATTTACGAAAATTTTCGAGCGATTGATTAAATCGAGGATTAAAAATAGTGACAGTTATGTCAAATTTCTATGTTTTCACTCCACAGCACGCTGTCCCGTAGAGATTTTGGTGTTGTTATCATGTGGCACTTTGATAACAAACATCtcattgttgatttttccaaGGAAAAAGCAGTTTAAGACAGACTATTGAGGTGAGAAGTGGTAGGTACTACGTATAATCTCTTATCACATAAACCTATTATAAGACAAAGGAGTAAAACAGTCCatttaatttccattaatATCTTAAGCAATACCTACGTGCTCCTCACAATATTAAGAAAGTtacttttatcaattttttctattttttagacataaatttttgtttttttcttgtgacATCATAGGAAAATAACCTTTGAAGCTGTAGAGTTGAAGTTCAAAGTCAGATGTGTTGTTGAGAATATATACAACATGCTAAAATCGCTAAAATAATCAAATCAATTAgcatttataatttaatctcACTAATGATGTTTGATTTTGATGGTCATTTATTTGTCAGGCACATGCTATAGCaacataatttctttttcaggtTTATGTGAATAACATTGGAAAACATTTCGTGTGTTCATATGGATTTAAAATCGCTGGGATGGAAATTCCTAAACAAGGAAACTTTTGGTTATGGTGAGAGTACAAGTAcacattcataaaattttactgCATACTATCctatttactttaatttttttaggcgAGAGAGCAAACTATGTCAACAGTCCCCATGTGATTGCAATGGTGGGTTTACCGGCACGAGGTAAAACCTATATTGCTAAGAAACTATCACGCTATCTGAATTGGATTGGAATTAATACAAAAGGTAGGAGTTTTTTTATTGCACAGCACAATCTCATGTTTTTCCCATCTCATTACGTGATATATTTCTCTTGAGCTAAAAAATCCTCATGATTATATTTTCCTTATCAAATAAGACGCTTCGATTGAAATGCTGTGAGAGAAGGTCACCGATAAGGCTTCTTTATAGAGCCAGTGACCACCACAAGTCTCTAAACTCTAcatcacaaaaaattcaagggCTGCCTCCTTATAATGTTCCATTTCATTCCAGTTTTTAACCTTGGCGAATATCGTCGTCATGCAACAACAGCGTACAAAAGCCATGAGTTCTTCAGGCAGGACAATGAAGAAGCCATGGCAATACGAACAACATGTGCCATTAAAGCTCTAGAAGATGTCTGCAGATGGCTTAACACAGGTGGTGAAGTTGCGGTAATGaatccttttcattttaattttgacgtattttttaattcaaaaaattatatatgaaaaACACGAAATcttgttttcttaagatttctctATACACATGCTTAAGATCAAAGAGTAAGAAATTTCCTTGGATATTTAAAGTATACTTTAGGTGAGCCACCACAAAAGTGACATGA from Lutzomyia longipalpis isolate SR_M1_2022 chromosome 4, ASM2433408v1 encodes:
- the LOC129796622 gene encoding lipid droplet-associated hydrolase isoform X1 gives rise to the protein MKSYTAFGEIPTCPVIMQRDNKDGGDKKKVIVIIPGNPGYKAFYDEFALELYNTLDKEIPIIQTGHLGQERLCRHYDRNLPPLNDNKQLYGLDNQVKHKIDIIKNAVPENHEIFLVGHSIGSWMILEMLKNTEIRKQTKKCFLLFPTIERMAESPNGQIFCRYNALFAPLLIFLTKLFCLAPRFLRNFIVSLYLYMSFLDGKLKIILRRFIHPEVVQRSLVLAQEEMIRVRDLDIRIIEENKSVLKLYYGTTDGWVPVQYYEEICQKIPEIDAELDSDNIEHAFVLKSSKVMAQKTSLWIKNLVE
- the LOC129796622 gene encoding lipid droplet-associated hydrolase isoform X2, which gives rise to MKSYTAFGEIPTCPVIMQRDNKDGGDKKKVIVIIPGNPGYKAFYDEFALELYNTLDKEIPIIQTGHLGQERLCRHYDRNLPPLNDNKQLYGLDNQVKHKIDIIKNAVPENHEIFLVGHSIGSWMILEMLKNTEIRKQTKKCFLLFPTIERMAESPNGQIFCRYNALFAPLLIFLTKLFCLAPRFLRNFIKLFNEASFWLKRK